A part of Aspergillus flavus chromosome 5, complete sequence genomic DNA contains:
- a CDS encoding phenol acid carboxylase (conserved hypothetical protein), producing MPVLPSLQGSTFDEDIRDRHLIYDYAAQDTEGNPEKWRYEMWFYNEDRINYAIHGGPMAGRSAFQSATYQCIRPGELWQCNWLEETGTVCSLVFDISRKHITTLIAFSKGHWEKNTTARGDKRNPEDLARMRSLAQIGTQVDRILLSEQAEILEDFRGPGNLKPIQMDWPTL from the coding sequence ATGccggttcttccttctttacAAGGATCCACCTTCGATGAAGACATTCGCGATCGTCATTTGATATATGACTATGCAGCGCAGGATACGGAGGGAAATCCAGAGAAATGGCGCTATGAAATGTGGTTCTACAACGAGGACCGCATAAACTATGCCATTCATGGGGGCCCCATGGCGGGGCGTTCGGCGTTTCAATCGGCCACATACCAATGCATCCGGCCCGGAGAGTTATGGCAGTGTAACTGGCTCGAGGAAACCGGCACCGTCTGTTCATTGGTTTTCGATATTTCGCGGAAGCATATCACGACCTTGATAGCCTTTTCCAAGGGACACTGGGAGAAAAATACGACTGCTCGTGGCGATAAGCGCAATCCAGAGGATCTAGCACGAATGAGGAGTTTGGCTCAAATCGGTACCCAAGTCGATCGGATACTTTTGAGCGAACAGGCCGAGATCTTGGAGGATTTCCGTGGTCCGGGTAATTTGAAACCAATACAGATGGATTGGCCGACGTTGTGA
- a CDS encoding putative AP-1 adaptor complex subunit sigma (AP-1 complex subunit sigma-1) has protein sequence MAIHYLILLSRQGKVRLAKWFTTLSPKEKAKIIKDVTQLVLSRRTKMCNFLEYKDSKVVYRRYASLFFIAGCASTDNELITLEVVHRYVEQMDKYYGNVCELDIIFNFQKAYFILDELLLAGEMQESSKKNVLRCISQQDSLEDIEVEEDVVTKIM, from the exons ATGGCTATCCA CTACTTGATTCTCCTCTCCCGTCAGGGCAAAGTG CGCCTGGCAAAATGGTTCACAACTCTTTCTCCTAAGGAGAAGGCTAAGATCATCAAAGATGTGACCCAACTCGTCCTGTCCCGTCGGACAAAGATGTGCAACTTCCTCGAGTATAAGG ACAGCAAGGTTGTTTACCGTCGTTATgcctccctcttcttcattgccGGATGCGCTTCGACCGACAACGAGCTGATCACCCTCGAAGTCGTGCATCGCTACGTCGAGCAGATGGACAAGTATTACGGCAACGTCTGCGAGCTGGACATCATTTTCAACTTCCAGAAGGCATATTTCATCCTAGATGAATTGCTATTGGCGGGAGAGATGCAGGAGAGtagcaagaagaatgtccTCCGGTGCATCAGTCAACAGGACAGCTTGGAAGACATTGAG gttgaggaagatgtGGTTACGAAGATCATGTAG
- a CDS encoding mitogen-activated protein kinase MAF1 (unnamed protein product) translates to MKFLPLPEIEDVTSSLNFDTGDCHILGGCDLYTTKAARADRKLYKNIEQSLEAQYESTLRLSASLSPPNASDAAASLNLSRSSPFGPLSDHSSRRTFAYLIATLNASHPDYDFSHVLRPSDFHRERNIKRVMNTIDSTLFNLRPREAIDLAPPSPVTISGSYNAGASATWGPRMWQIIDEQLSLNECSIYSYSPEEDPSDADDGAIWSLHYFFFNRTRKRVCYLYLRAIPILSHTPSDGVATPTAKRTYDDGYLTPDLGSSKRARYWLGDVVHLEDESESDEEHASKPARPVVDEYDNYVLSDEEFRSRSGSKGTVRAMSEEIADSMEV, encoded by the exons ATGAAG tttcttccccttccagaGATCGAGGATGTGACGAGTTCCCTGAATTTCGACACCGGTGATTGCCACATTTTAGGAGGCTGCGATCTTTACACGACAAAGGCAGCACGTGCCGACCGGAAGTTGTATAAGAACATCGAACAGTCGCTTGAAGCGCAATACGAATCGACTCTTCGCCTGTCCGCATCGTTGTCGCCTCCAAATGCGTCGGACGCGGCCGCCTCGCTCAATTTATCCCGGTCTAGCCCCTTCGGACCCCTGAGCGATCATTCCAGCCGGAGAACCTTCGCCTATCTAATCGCAACCCTAAACGCAAGCCATCCAGATTACGACTTCTCTCATGTGTTGCGCCCGTCGGACTTCCATCGCGAGAGGAACATCAAACGGGTGATGAATACGATTGATTCCACACTGTTCAACCTTCGGCCACGTGAAGCCATCGACCTCGCTCCCCCATCACCAGTGACAATCTCGGGGTCATACAATGCCGGGGCCTCTGCTACGTGGGGACCGAGGATGTGGCAAATAATCGATGAGCAGCTATCGCTCAATGAGTGCTCCATCTACTCCTACTCTCCGGAAGAAGATCCTTCCGATGCGGACGACGGAGCGATCTGGAGCCTGCACTACTTCTTTTTTAACCGTACTCGGAAGCGTGTCTGTTATCTCTACCTCAGAGCCATCCCGATCCTTAGTCACACGCCTAGCGATGGAGTTGCTACGCCGACCGCAAAGAGGACGTACGACGACGGCTATCTCACACCGGACCTTGGGTCAAGCAAGCGGGCCCGCTACTGGCTCGGCGACGTGGTGCACTTGGAAGACGAGAGCGAGTCCGACGAAGAGCACGCCAGCAAGCCAGCCCGACCCGTTGTGGACGAATACGACAACTACGTGCTCAGCGACGAGGAATTCCGATCTAGATCTGGCAGCAAGGGCACGGTCCGTGCCATGAGTGAAGAAATTGCCGACTCGATGGAGGTTTAA
- a CDS encoding putative non-classical export protein Nce102 (non-classical export protein Nce2), with protein sequence MAMNAIQLGLRLWEFLWTLLVMALVGNMIADSFSGNPATVNYAMFVSAFSMFSLFYLVPASFNLDWAIHPIIMIVLDTLNAIFFLTAGIALAARLEAHSCSNNEYTLNNEITNGSVHREKRCREAQASTAFLWLAWAGYTASIALSSLAARRSVNLRPRTGPARGARPSMAQV encoded by the exons ATGGCTATGAACGCGATTCAGCTCGGCCTTCGGCTGTGGGAG TTCCTATGGACCCTGCTGGTCATGGCCCTCGTTGGTAACATGATCGCCGATTCATTTAGCGGAAACCCTGCGACCGTCAACTATGCCATGTTTGTGTCGGCATTTTCCATGTTCTCGCTGTTCTACTTGGTGCCAGCGTCCTTTAATCTCGACTGGGCGATCCACCCGATCATCATGATCGTCTTGGACACTCTCAATGCGATTTTCTTCCTTACGGCCGGTATCGCATTGGCCGCTAGGCTCGAGGCCCACAGCTGCAGCAACAAC GAATACACTCTCAACAACGAGATTACCAATGGCTCCGTGCACCGCGAGAAACGTTGCCGTGAGGCGCAGGCATCCACTGCCTTCCTTTGGCTCGCCTGGGCTGGATACACGGCTTCCATCGCCCTTTCATCCTTGGCCGCCCGCCGATCCGTCAACCTTCGCCCCCGGACGGGTCCCGCCCGTGGAGCCCGTCCCAGCATGGCCCAGGTCTAA
- a CDS encoding uncharacterized protein (uncharacterized protein conserved in bacteria-domain containing protein) produces the protein MNTTLPPNSSPGDHVRKWGYSFTWTDSHLAREKTEPLRQQFDTLGAAALERLQFIRSSLLEDSKAKGTSPPSNDLYTILRDHHRKDAVLTRFWNETHTVPDWVNWEQLERGQRFLHRYIIANIVGFALQGFVAENSAASSVVEVLVRTGSFSTRMLLKRLLETFQWLIQVTHNLATIQPGGEGHIATVRVRLLHSSVRQRILHLCRTKPHYFDIDHYGAPVNTLDSIHSISTFCCNPMWLQLPRFKINPSPDEVKDYIALFRYLGYLLGTPTSYFETVEKSKHTMESMVAHELHTTETSRVVAYNFVECVSNLPAPFHVSRKFIEAGSRWINGDEICDELELGKPGFLYYFMFAGYSVLVLGLAWLQRTIPMFDGFMIKLSRDLLYQGIVLRERTRFDFKHIPRVGKTIGREKYSSGEDNRPRKACKYPPYLNDTFYDITDIGHLELVCLSVALFAGGLLTGCVIKSGLWAYSQIQDLTM, from the exons ATGAACACCACTCTACCCCCTAACTCTAGCCCTGGCGACCATGTCCGCAAATGGGGCTACTCTTTTACTTGGACGGATAGCCATCTCGCCAGAGAGAAGACAGAGCCTCTGCGTCAGCAGTTTGATACATTGGGTGCTGCTGCCCTGGAACGGCTTCAGTTTATACGATCTTCATTGCTAGAAGATAGCAAAGCAAAAGGGACCAGTCCTCCTTCAAATGATCTTTACACTATTCTCCGAGACCATCATAGGAAGGATGCGGTCTTAACTCGATTCTGGAACGAAACTCATACAGTCCCAGACTGGGTTAACTGGGAGCAACTTGAGCGAGGCCAGCGGTTTTTGCATCGCTATATAATTGCCAACATTGTTGGCTTTGCATTACAGGGATTTGTGGCAGAAAATTCT GCGGCCTCCAGCGTCGTGGAAGTCCTCGTCCGGACTGGCAGCTTCTCGACCCGTATGTTGCTAAAAAGATTACTCGAGACCTTCCAATGGTTGATCCAAGTCACTCACAACCTCGCTACCATCCAACCTGGCGGCGAAGGCCATATTGCAACCGTCCGGGTCCGACTTCTCCATTCATCCGTCCGACAGCGTATCCTGCATCTATGTCGCACAAAACCTCACTACTTCGATATTGACCATTATGGTGCTCCCGTCAACACATTAGATAGTATCCACTCCATCAGTACTTTCTGCTGCAATCCAATGTGGCTCCAACTGCCTAGGTTTAAGATCAACCCTTCCCCCGATGAAGTCAAAGACTACATCGCCCTCTTTCGATACCTTGGTTACCTTCTCGGAACACCAACATCATACTTCGAGAcggtggagaagagcaagcacACAATGGAGAGTATGGTCGCCCACGAGCTGCATACCACGGAGACGTCACGCGTGGTCGCTTATAACTTTGTCGAATGCGTGTCGAACCTCCCTGCCCCGTTCCATGTCTCGAGGAAGTTCATCGAGGCTGGTAGTCGGTGGATCAACGGGGACGAGATCTGCGACGAGCTTGAGCTCGGGAAGCCCGGGTTCTTATACTACTTTATGTTTGCCGGTTACAGTGTTCTTGTTCTAGGGCTTGCTTGGCTGCAACGGACGATTCCTATGTTTGATGGTTTTATGATCAAG CTCTCACGAGACCTCTTGTATCAGGGGATAGTGCTACGAGAGCGCACTCGTTTTGACTTCAAACATATCCCGCGCGTGGGCAAAACGATCGGGAGAGAGAAATACAGCTCCGGTGAAGACAATCGGCCTCGGAAGGCGTGCAAGTATCCTCCATATTTGAATGATACTTTCTATGATATCACAGATATAGGGCATCTTGAGCTGGTGTGTCTTAGTGTGGCTCTTTTCGCCGGGGGACTATTGACTGGGTGTGTGATCAAGAGCGGACTATGGGCTTACAGTCAGATACAGGATTTAACTATGTAG
- a CDS encoding putative sphingomyelin phosphodiesterase (unnamed protein product) gives MQAVLAGVSTNLADALAASSLPGAPSYEAPAGFPTSAFSSYYYLPAEPTQEPQPIIHDPILNITFPYDLTNPDTIPKENNDPVFFPEPSVNLSEPQQQALVHGVVANVTRIIAANNTNSNCTTCKAALAAAKPAALFAPTIVPETLISLCKKFKFASDDACEEKYTASAFGAIWTQVLAYADVQGLDGDYICNSLSSTFCSQPVTNPLNVSDWFPKPKPANPRVPSPSGERIKVLHLSDFHLDPRYSVNSEANCSSGMCCRSNLFNSYSENQVLLPASVYGSYKCDTPYDLGLAALEAVGPLTGTDKDKNPLAFTLYTGDLVSHDDPATQVDRAYTQYTETSVYGMLKSYLSGPVFAALGNHDTSPENIESPHSLPGPLGQQQSWNYDHVAGLWRHEGWIDEAAVQEAKLHYGAYSIKTHHGLRIITFNTDFWYKSNYLNFINITNPDNSGIFAWMISELQEAEDRGERVWLVGHVLSGWDGSNPLPDPTNLFYQIVDRYSPHVIANIFFGHTHEDQFMVYYANNGTVQNAENALTTGWIGPSVTPLTNLNSGFRLYEVDTGDFNIYEAYTFFSNVSDFSSLTETGPVYQFEYSTRETYGSAAGWDKEAPLNATFWHQVTEAMERDGDLVTQQNELQGKMSVKSPKCTTAECWKAKICYMRSGSVALGKQCTQG, from the exons ATGCAGGCCGTTCTGGCCGGCGTCAGCACAAACCTGGCTGATGCTCTTGCTGCCTCGTCGCTGCCTGGGGCTCCGTCTTATGAAGCCCCAGCTGGCTTTCCGACCAGTGCCTTCTC atcttattattatctacCTGCAGAGCCAACCCAAGAGCCGCAACCAATTATTCATGATCCTATATTGAATATCACGTTCCCTTATGACTTGACGAATCCTGATACCATCCCGAAGGAGAATAACGACCCTGTTTTCTTCCCAGAGCCATCTGTAAATCTATCGGAGCCCCAACAACAGGCATTGGTTCACGGGGTAGTGGCCAATGTTACCCGCATCATCGCTGCGAACAATACGAACAGTAACTGCACCACTTGCAAGGCAGCTTTGGCCGCGGCTAAACCGGCTGCTTTGTTTGCGCCAACAATAGTGCCCGAAACGTTGATCTCTCTATGCAAAAAGTTCAAGTTCGCCTCGGACGATGCATGTGAAGAGAAGTACACGGCGAGTGCGTTTGGAGCGATTTGGACTCAAGTCCTAGCCTATGCAGACGTTCAGGGTCTAGACGGAGACTACATATGCAATTCCCTGAGCAGCACTTTCTGCAGTCAGCCTGTGACGAACCCGTTAAACGTGTCGGATTGGTTCCCAAAGCCAAAGCCGGCAAACCCACGCGTTCCTAGTCCTAGTGGTGAGCGGATTAAGGTGCTGCACTTGTCGGATTTTCATCTGGACCCACGTTACTCCGTGAATTCTGAGGCAAACTGCTCATCGGGCATGTGTTGCCGAAGCAATCTCTTCAACTCGTATTCAGAAAACCAGGTTCTCCTTCCTGCTTCTGTCTATGGGTCCTACAAATGTGATACACCATATGACCTTGGTCTTGCCGCCCTGGAAGCTGTTGGACCTTTGACTGGAActgacaaggacaagaaTCCTTTGGCCTTCACCTTGTATACAGGAGATTTAGTCTCGCATGACGACCCCGCTACTCAAGTTGATCGGGCCTATACTCAATACACAGAAACTAGTGTATATGGTATGCTGAAGTCATACCTCTCAGGGCCAGTCTTCGCTGCTTTGGGCAACCACGATACCAGCCCTGAGAACATTGAATCTCCACACAGCCTTCCAGGACCATTGGGCCAGCAACAGAGCTGGAACTATGATCATGTTGCAGGGCTGTGGCGACACGAAGGGTGGATTGATGAAGCCGCTGTCCAGGAAGCCAAGCTTCACTATGGGGCATACAGCATTAAAACCCATCATGGTTTGCGCATTATCACGTTCAACACAG ATTTCTGGTATAAgtctaattatttaaatttcaTCAACATAACAAACCCTGACAACTCCGGTATCTTTGCTTGGATGATCTCCGAGCTTCAGGAAGCAGAGGACCGTGGCGAGCGTGTTTGGCTTGTTGGCCATGTTCTCTCTGGATGGGATGGTTCCAACCCTCTCCCTGATCCCACGAATCTCTTCTACCAGATTGTAGACCGCTACTCCCCTCATGTTATTGCAAACATATTCTTCGGCCACACGCATGAAGATCAATTCATGGTATACTACGCGAACAACGGCACAGTTCAGAATGCCGAAAATGCTTTGACCACTGGCTGGATTGGACCCAGCGTAACCCCTTTGACAAATCTTAACAGCGGCTTCAGATTGTACGAAGTGGATACAGGGGATTTCAACATCTACGAAGCATACACCTTCTTCAGCAACGTGTCTGACTTCAGCTCTCTCACGGAGACGGGACCGGTATATCAGTTCGAATATTCTACACGGGAAACGTATGGCTCTGCCGCTGGGTGGGACAAGGAGGCCCCCCTGAATGCAACGTTCTGGCATCAAGTTACCGAGGCTATGGAGAGGGACGGAGACCTAGTAACCCAGCAAAACGAACTACAGGGTAAGATGAGCGTTAAGAGTCCCAAGTGCACAACTGCGGAGTGCTGGAAGGCCAAGATCTGCTACATGAGGAGCGGAAGTGTGGCCCTCGGCAAGCAATGTACCCAAGGGTGA
- a CDS encoding putative pentalenene synthase, producing MEIPRLSDELILPMGKNARRDAHVSVRLPNMFVLFLSEKPATNTYYERVKEESELWIARICAFGDRTRRVITNCDFSYFCSIVVPDASRLEFQTICDWGNWVFPFDDMFDNGGLKDDPIQAQQLVNSLLNGMQDDRTVSDDSEEHPLVQVHNSVWRRLAKATPIGVRRRFAKAMRDYCNGAIEQVHSCSRGEYPTLDEMLALRRQSAGVSPLFALVEYGHKLHIPDSVFETRSIKEIERIGIDLVLLQNDILSYCKEEKEGVAHNMVAICRRAGMPAQMAFDHIGGMLLSCYHDWYLALADLPSWGQSVDSEVQQYIRGVQNVVKANLHWSFRSGRYFGEANEEVRKTGIVTVQPQSADVELSIL from the exons ATGGAGATCCCACGACTTTCTGACGAATTGATATTGCCAATGGGGAAGAATGCGCGTCGAGATGCCCATGTGTCCGTACGCCTTCCTAACATGTTTGTGCTCTTCTTATCAGAAAAGCCAGCAACGAACACGTATTATGAGAGGGTAAAAGAGGAGTCCGAGTTATGGATAGCAAG AATATGTGCATTTGGCGACAGGACTCGAAGGGTTATCACAAACTGTGATTTTTCGTACTTTTGCTCAATCGTAGTACCAGATGCTTCGCGTTTGGAATTTCAGACGATATGCGATTGGGGCAACTGG GTCTTCCCGTTTGATGATA TGTTCGACAATGGAGGCCTAAAGGATGACCCCATACAAGCTCAACAATTGGTCAACAGTCTCCTAAATGGTATGCAGGATGATAGGACTGTGTCAGACGATAGCGAAGAGCACCCTCTGGTTCAAGTCCATAATTCCGTATGGCGTCGCCTTGCCAAG GCTACTCCAATCG GTGTCCGTCGCAGGTTTGCAAAGGCGATGAGAGATTATTGTAACGGAGCCATCGAACAAGTTCATAGTTGTTCTAGGGGTGAATACCCCACACTCGACGAGATGCTCGCATTACGCAGACAGTCTGCCGGAGTTTCACCTCTCTTTGCCCTAGTTGA GTATGGTCACAAACTCCATATCCCAGACTCAGTCTTCGAGACTAGAAGCATCaaagagatagaaagaatagGAATTGACCTAGTCCTACT TCAAAACGACATTCTCTCGTATTGCAAAGAAGAG AAAGAAGGTGTAGCTCATAACATGGTTGCCATTTGTCGACGAGCGGGAATGCCCGCACAGATGGCCTTTGACCACATTGGTGGTATGCTCCTTTCTTGTTATCATGACTGGTACCTTGCGCTAGCAGACCTACCCAGTTGGGGCCAGAGTGTCGATTCGGAGGTCCAACAATACATTCGTGGAGTACAAAATGTTGTCAAAGCTAATCTTCACTGGAG CTTTCGTTCCGGACGGTACTTTGGAGAGGCGAATGAAGAGGTCCGAAAGACCGGCATCGTAACCGTGCAGCCACAGAGTGCCGATGTTGAGCTATCAATTCTCTAA